In one window of Balaenoptera musculus isolate JJ_BM4_2016_0621 chromosome 10, mBalMus1.pri.v3, whole genome shotgun sequence DNA:
- the CAPS2 gene encoding LOW QUALITY PROTEIN: calcyphosin-2 (The sequence of the model RefSeq protein was modified relative to this genomic sequence to represent the inferred CDS: inserted 1 base in 1 codon; substituted 1 base at 1 genomic stop codon), whose amino-acid sequence MINTGTXMDLEVKGIAASPTSQTQPFSKRKKPLQDIIPENLPAPTDKYKLKYQQYKTEMKEGYKQYSQRNAQKTKSNITHQQTPRNKIDDKCVQGAEAITDDLTTLDRKALLQXGYADNPYITQQSTRRSDAETVAAEKKKQTVAEQVTIDHLSRAVISDPEQNLTTEKQEIAHILSNSKLVPLRFRKRTLHETKIRTQSTLTESMLSHKVNFDGGAVSRNGRDACRELVGLFFTHDQSLTIYEYRQFGKNRTNVLPFIQKNIYCHQHGQRKGKQYQLGDFYTGTNLTFLSSDHPRLPESIKENTLLTLRITNIDQRALDSLKTDSVEHDDVTNEEANDRLVFKAIQDVLKEQLCKRGVCILTGLRKYLQQLDKEGNGLLDKADFKQALKVFHLEVSENDFESLWLILNGYGNGKVDYGEFKRAVIGEMNEYRKSFVQKAFMKLDFNKTGSAPVIDIRKCYCAKKHPQVISGHSTEEEIKTSFLETLKDACSKSDEVSYGEFEDYYEGLSIGIVDDEDLVNILHTPWGI is encoded by the exons ATGATAAATACAGGAACTTGAATGGATTTAGAGGTTAAAGGAATTGCTGCTTCTCCTACAAGTCAAACTCAGCCATTCTCTAAAAGAAAGAAGCCACTACAA GACATAATACCTGAAAATTTGCCAGCGCCAACagataaatataaactaaaatatcAGCAATacaaaactgaaatgaaagaggGATACAAACAGTATAGTCAGAGAAATGCACAAAAGACAAAGTCAAATATCACACATCAACAGACTCCGAGAAACAAGATAGATGACAAG TGTGTACAAGGTGCAGAAGCCATCACAGATGATCTTACAACTCTGGATAGGAAAGCCCTCCTAC CAGGTTATGCAGACAACCCTTACATCACACAACAGAGTACAAGAAGATCTGATGCT gAAACTGTGGCTgcagagaagaagaaacagactgTTGCAGAGCAAGTGACGATAGACCACTTATCCAG GGCTGTAATCAGTGATCCAGAACAAAATTTAACCACTGAGAAGCAAGAAATTGCTCATATCCTTTCAAATTCAAAGCTGGTACCTCTTCGATTTAGGAAAAGAACACTACATGAGACAAA gATAAGAACTCAGTCTACATTAACTGAAAGTATGCTTTCTCATAAAGTCAATTTTGATGGAGGAGCAG TTTCTAGAAATGGACGTGATGCTTGCAGAGAGCTGGTTGGGCTCTTTTTTACTCATGACCAGTCCCTTACAATTTATGAGTATCGGCAATTTGGGAAAAATAG AACAAATGTGCTTCCTTTTAttcaaaaaaacatttattgtcaTCAGCAtggacaaagaaaaggaaaacaataccaACTTGGTGATTTTTATACT gGTACAAACTTGACATTTTTGAGCTCTGATCATCCCAGACTTCcagaaagcataaaagaaaacacattgcTTACACTTCGAATCACAAATATTGATCAGAGAGCTTTGGATTCTCTCAA AACTGATTCTGTGGAACATGATGATGTAACCAATGAAGAAGCCAATGATAGATTGGTTTTCAAGGCCATTCAAG ATGTGCTAAAAGAACAGCTATGTAAAAGAGGTGTTTGTATTTTGACTGGATTGAGAAAATACCTTCAACAATTGGACAAGGAAGGAAATGGACTTTTAGATAAGGCAGATTTTAAGCAAGCTTTAAAAGTATTTCACTTAGAAGTGTCCGAAAAT GATTTTGAGTCTTTGTGGCTAATTCTAAATGGTTATGGCAATGGCAAGGTTGATTACGGAGAATTCAAGCGTGCCGTTAttggtgaaatgaatgaatacaggaAATCATTTGTTCAAAAG GCCTTCATGAAACTGGATTTTAACAAAACAGGCAGTGCGCCTGTTATAGACATAAGAAAATGTTATTGTGCAAAGAAGCATCCTCAAGTAATTTCAG gacattccacagaggaagaaatcaaaacatcTTTTCTAGAAACATTGAAAGATGCCTGCAGTAAGTCTGATGAAGTGTCATATGGTGAATTTGAAGATTACTATGAAGGTCTAAGTATCGGGATAGTAGATGATGAAGATCTTGTTAATATCTTACATACTCCATGGGGGATCTAG